A stretch of Candidatus Rokuibacteriota bacterium DNA encodes these proteins:
- the hslV gene encoding ATP-dependent protease subunit HslV: protein MSESTVRATTIICVRHRGRVAMAGDGQVSIGQTIVKAGARKVRKVYQGRVLAGFAGTAADAFTLFDKFESKLEEYRGNLPRAAVELAKEWRTDRILRRLEALLAVADAEHSFIVSGTGEVIEPDDGIVGIGSGGPFALAAARALVAQSDLGAKEIVEEAMRIAAAICVYTNDRIMVEEL from the coding sequence GTGAGCGAGAGCACGGTGAGGGCGACGACGATCATCTGCGTCCGCCACCGGGGACGGGTGGCGATGGCGGGAGACGGCCAGGTGTCCATCGGCCAGACGATCGTCAAGGCCGGAGCGCGGAAGGTGCGCAAGGTGTACCAGGGCCGGGTTCTCGCCGGCTTCGCCGGCACCGCCGCCGATGCCTTCACCCTCTTCGATAAGTTCGAGTCGAAACTCGAGGAGTACCGCGGGAACCTCCCGCGGGCCGCCGTCGAGCTGGCCAAGGAGTGGCGGACGGATCGGATCCTCCGGCGGCTGGAGGCGCTCCTCGCGGTTGCAGACGCGGAGCACTCCTTCATCGTCTCGGGAACCGGGGAGGTCATCGAGCCAGACGACGGCATCGTCGGGATCGGTTCCGGGGGCCCGTTCGCGCTGGCGGCCGCCCGCGCGCTGGTTGCCCAGTCGGATCTCGGTGCCAAGGAGATCGTGGAGGAAGCGATGCGGATCGCCGCGGCGATCTGCGTTTACACGAACGACCGGATCATGGTCGAGGAGCTCTGA
- the topA gene encoding type I DNA topoisomerase yields MTEKARAKRALVVVESPTKVKTIQKYLDATYLVRASMGHVVDLPKTRLGVDVKKGFAPEYRVIPAKRKTLEELRKVAEKADAFYVATDPDREGEAIGWHLAQQLPVDRRKVHRVLFNEITERAVKAAFRQPGKIDRRKVEAQQARRVLDRLVGYNLSPLLWKKVQRGLSAGRVQSVAVKLIVDREREIRAFVPVEYWTLHARLRAAAPPEFTAALRAIRGEKASLATEAEVAETIRGLEGAPFVVRAVERGERKKNPAPPFITSTLQQEAWRKLRFTAKKTMMLAQRLYEGVEVGDEGPVGLITYMRTDSVRVAREAQARAREWVQGRLGGEYLPDAPPAYRSRKGAQEAHEAIRPSDPARDPKSLAPFLNREMLALYRLIWERFLASQIRPAVYDTVSVDIEAATCSFRAQGSTLRFRGFMAVYVEGREETEAPSEEEAEGVLPPLEVGEALTLLALEPKQHFTQPPPRYTEASLVKELEERGIGRPSTYAQILSTIQERDYVRREKGTLYPTGLGTEVTDLLLTSFPEIMDVKFTAQMEESLDEIEEGDAPWVETVRQFYGVFASRLKTAEVKMIDLKRGTKTGERCPECGSPLLERWGRFGKFLACSGYPDCKFTQDLSGNGGRPEEVATGETCDQCGKPMVVREGRYGKFVACRGYPECKNTKPLTTGIACPQDSCGGQLVERRSRRGKAYYACSQYPTCKFILWQRPVAEPCPACGAPFLLERMARGGKLIRSCFRQTCDHKQTLEAPAS; encoded by the coding sequence ATGACAGAAAAAGCGCGGGCGAAGCGGGCGCTGGTCGTGGTGGAGTCACCCACCAAGGTGAAGACCATCCAGAAGTATCTGGACGCCACGTACCTGGTCAGAGCCTCGATGGGACACGTCGTGGACCTCCCGAAGACCAGGCTCGGCGTGGACGTGAAGAAGGGGTTCGCGCCCGAGTACCGGGTCATTCCCGCCAAGCGGAAGACGCTGGAGGAGCTCCGCAAGGTGGCGGAGAAGGCGGACGCGTTCTACGTCGCGACCGACCCGGACCGCGAAGGCGAGGCCATCGGCTGGCACCTGGCCCAGCAGCTGCCGGTGGACCGGCGGAAGGTGCACCGGGTGCTCTTCAACGAGATCACCGAGCGGGCTGTCAAGGCCGCCTTCCGTCAACCGGGAAAGATCGACCGACGGAAGGTGGAGGCGCAGCAGGCGCGGCGGGTGCTGGACCGCCTGGTCGGCTACAACCTCTCCCCGCTCCTCTGGAAGAAGGTGCAGCGCGGGCTGTCGGCGGGACGGGTGCAGTCGGTGGCGGTGAAACTCATCGTCGACCGCGAGCGGGAGATCCGCGCGTTCGTACCGGTCGAGTACTGGACCCTCCACGCGAGGCTTCGCGCCGCGGCGCCGCCGGAGTTCACCGCGGCGCTCAGGGCGATCCGGGGTGAGAAGGCCAGCCTCGCGACCGAAGCCGAGGTCGCGGAGACGATCCGGGGCCTCGAGGGCGCCCCCTTCGTCGTGCGGGCTGTCGAGCGGGGCGAGCGGAAGAAAAATCCGGCACCTCCCTTCATCACCTCCACGCTCCAGCAGGAGGCATGGCGGAAGCTCCGCTTCACGGCGAAGAAGACGATGATGCTCGCCCAGCGGCTCTACGAGGGCGTGGAGGTGGGGGACGAGGGGCCGGTCGGACTGATCACCTACATGCGCACCGATTCGGTGCGGGTCGCCCGCGAGGCGCAGGCACGGGCGCGCGAGTGGGTGCAAGGGCGTCTGGGGGGCGAGTATCTGCCCGACGCGCCACCCGCCTACCGATCGCGGAAGGGGGCGCAGGAGGCGCACGAGGCGATCCGCCCCAGCGATCCGGCGCGGGACCCCAAGAGCCTGGCGCCGTTTCTCAACCGCGAGATGCTCGCACTCTACCGCCTGATCTGGGAGCGGTTCCTGGCCAGCCAGATACGCCCGGCCGTGTACGACACGGTCTCCGTCGACATCGAAGCCGCAACCTGCAGCTTCAGGGCGCAGGGCTCCACGCTCCGCTTCCGCGGATTCATGGCGGTCTACGTGGAGGGCCGCGAGGAGACGGAGGCGCCGTCGGAGGAAGAGGCCGAGGGCGTGCTCCCGCCGCTGGAAGTCGGAGAGGCTCTCACGCTCCTCGCGCTGGAGCCCAAGCAGCATTTCACCCAACCGCCACCGCGCTACACGGAGGCGTCGCTCGTGAAGGAGCTGGAGGAGCGGGGGATCGGCCGGCCCTCCACCTACGCGCAGATCCTGAGCACGATCCAGGAGCGGGACTACGTCCGCCGGGAGAAGGGCACTCTCTACCCGACCGGGCTCGGGACGGAGGTTACCGACCTGCTGCTCACCTCGTTCCCCGAGATCATGGACGTGAAGTTCACGGCTCAGATGGAGGAGTCGCTGGACGAGATCGAGGAGGGAGACGCTCCCTGGGTGGAGACGGTCCGTCAGTTCTACGGCGTGTTCGCCTCCCGCCTCAAGACGGCCGAGGTCAAGATGATCGACCTCAAGCGCGGCACCAAGACGGGAGAGCGCTGCCCTGAGTGTGGCAGCCCGCTGCTCGAGCGGTGGGGCCGGTTCGGTAAGTTCCTGGCCTGCTCCGGGTATCCGGACTGCAAGTTCACGCAGGACCTGAGCGGCAACGGCGGGCGGCCCGAGGAGGTGGCGACGGGGGAGACCTGTGACCAGTGCGGCAAGCCCATGGTGGTGCGGGAGGGGCGCTATGGGAAGTTCGTCGCCTGCCGGGGCTACCCGGAGTGCAAGAACACCAAGCCCCTGACCACCGGCATCGCCTGCCCGCAGGACAGCTGCGGCGGCCAGCTTGTCGAGCGGCGCTCTCGGCGGGGCAAGGCCTATTACGCCTGCTCCCAGTATCCGACGTGCAAGTTCATCCTCTGGCAGCGGCCCGTGGCGGAGCCCTGCCCGGCCTGCGGGGCGCCGTTTCTCCTGGAGCGGATGGCGCGCGGCGGAAAGCTGATCCGGTCCTGCTTCAGACAGACGTGCGACCACAAACAGACGCTCGAGGCCCCGGCGTCGTGA
- the hslU gene encoding ATP-dependent protease ATPase subunit HslU: MEPLTPAQIVAELDRYIIGQERAKRAVAIALRNRWRRQNLPAELRDEVAPKNIIMIGPTGVGKTEIARRLAKLAQAPFLKVEASKYTEVGYVGRDVESMIRDLTELAVNMVKAEMTETVRERAEQLAEERLLDLLLPRRPREPFQSATLEEVSPEASRQATKEKLRQQLQAGRLDERLIELEIQTQVTPIVEIFSGQGMEEMGIHLKEMLSGMLPSKTKRRKVKIAEAKRILAQEEAQRLVDMDEVVSQAIHRVENSGLVFLDELDKIAGRESGHGPDVSRGGVQRDLLPVVEGCTVMTKYGMVRTDHILFIAAGAFHVAKPSDLIPELQGRFPIRVELEPLTRADFVRILTEPQNALIKQYVELLKTERVTLRFTADAVEAVAEMAARVNERTENIGARRLYTIVEKLLEEVSFEAPDMPGKELIVDAGYVQTRLADLVKDEDLSRYIL, from the coding sequence ATGGAACCGCTGACGCCGGCCCAGATCGTGGCCGAGCTGGACCGCTACATCATCGGCCAGGAGAGGGCCAAGCGGGCCGTGGCGATCGCGCTCCGGAACCGCTGGCGGCGCCAGAACCTGCCCGCCGAGCTTCGGGACGAGGTGGCGCCGAAGAACATCATCATGATCGGCCCCACCGGGGTTGGAAAGACGGAGATCGCCCGGCGGCTGGCCAAGCTCGCCCAGGCGCCGTTCCTGAAGGTCGAGGCCTCCAAGTACACCGAGGTCGGATACGTCGGGCGCGACGTGGAGTCGATGATCCGCGACCTGACCGAGCTGGCCGTGAACATGGTGAAGGCGGAGATGACGGAGACCGTGCGTGAGCGGGCGGAGCAGCTGGCGGAAGAGCGCCTGCTCGACCTCCTCCTGCCGCGCCGCCCCCGCGAGCCGTTCCAGAGCGCGACCCTCGAGGAGGTCTCGCCCGAGGCCTCCCGGCAGGCGACGAAAGAAAAGCTGCGCCAGCAGCTCCAGGCGGGCCGGCTCGACGAGCGGCTGATCGAGCTGGAGATCCAGACCCAGGTGACGCCGATCGTGGAGATCTTTTCGGGGCAGGGGATGGAGGAGATGGGGATCCACCTGAAGGAGATGCTCTCCGGCATGCTGCCCTCCAAGACGAAGCGGCGGAAGGTGAAGATCGCGGAGGCGAAGCGGATCCTGGCCCAGGAAGAGGCTCAGAGGCTGGTGGACATGGACGAGGTCGTGAGCCAGGCGATCCACCGGGTGGAGAACTCCGGGCTGGTCTTCTTGGACGAGCTGGACAAAATCGCCGGCCGGGAGTCGGGGCACGGGCCGGACGTCTCCCGGGGGGGTGTCCAGCGGGACCTTCTCCCCGTCGTCGAGGGGTGTACGGTCATGACGAAGTACGGGATGGTCCGCACGGACCACATCCTGTTCATCGCTGCCGGCGCGTTCCACGTGGCCAAGCCGTCCGACCTGATCCCGGAGCTGCAGGGGCGGTTCCCGATCCGGGTGGAGCTGGAGCCGCTGACGCGCGCGGACTTCGTCCGCATCCTGACCGAGCCGCAGAACGCCCTGATCAAGCAGTACGTAGAGCTCCTCAAGACCGAACGCGTGACGCTCCGCTTCACCGCCGATGCCGTGGAGGCCGTCGCGGAGATGGCGGCCCGGGTGAACGAGCGCACGGAGAACATCGGGGCCCGGCGTCTCTACACGATCGTGGAGAAGCTGCTGGAGGAGGTTTCCTTCGAGGCGCCGGACATGCCGGGGAAGGAGCTGATCGTGGACGCCGGCTACGTTCAGACCCGGCTCGCCGATCTCGTGAAGGACGAAGATCTGTCCCGATATATTTTATAA
- the xerC gene encoding tyrosine recombinase XerC, translated as MNAVETFLQYLDVERGASPHTLRSYRADLGEFTAFLARHKLARLADVDARAIRAYLVWLHSRGLSRTTIARKLAALKSGFRFWARRGVIPRNPAREVGTPRVPKRLPAFLPIDEAWALLESAAPDTVQGKRDRAILEVFYATGLRVAELCGVDRGDLDRFQGTVRVVGKGNKERIVPLGDHALRALDAYLAVRPSGEGALFQNLRGGRLTVRSVHRIVKGRARGAGIARPVTPHALRHTFATHMLDQGADLRLIQDLLGHSRLSTTQKYTHVSADRLMKVYDAAHPRAHPGEVPTSERSRAGTSAVGPRRGRA; from the coding sequence ATGAATGCCGTCGAGACCTTCCTCCAGTACCTGGACGTCGAGCGGGGGGCGTCGCCTCACACGCTCAGGAGCTACCGGGCTGACCTCGGCGAGTTCACGGCCTTCCTCGCCCGTCACAAGCTCGCGCGCCTTGCGGATGTGGATGCGCGGGCGATCCGCGCGTACCTGGTGTGGCTTCACAGCCGCGGGCTCAGCCGGACCACGATCGCCCGGAAGCTCGCGGCGCTCAAGAGCGGGTTCCGCTTCTGGGCGCGCCGGGGCGTGATCCCGCGGAACCCCGCCCGAGAGGTCGGGACGCCGCGCGTCCCGAAGCGCCTTCCCGCGTTTCTTCCCATCGACGAGGCCTGGGCGCTCCTCGAGTCTGCTGCCCCTGACACGGTTCAGGGGAAGCGGGATCGCGCGATCCTGGAGGTCTTCTACGCGACGGGCCTCCGGGTCGCGGAGCTCTGCGGGGTCGACCGGGGCGATCTCGATCGCTTTCAGGGCACGGTTCGGGTCGTCGGGAAGGGAAATAAGGAGCGGATCGTCCCGCTCGGCGACCACGCCCTGCGCGCGCTCGACGCCTACCTGGCCGTGCGTCCGTCGGGGGAGGGAGCCCTCTTCCAGAACCTCCGGGGTGGACGGCTCACGGTTCGCAGCGTCCATCGGATCGTCAAGGGCCGGGCCCGCGGGGCAGGGATCGCCCGTCCGGTCACGCCCCATGCCCTCCGCCACACGTTTGCCACGCACATGCTGGACCAGGGGGCCGATCTCCGGTTGATCCAGGACCTGCTCGGGCACAGCCGCCTGTCCACGACCCAGAAGTACACCCACGTGAGCGCCGACCGGCTGATGAAGGTCTACGACGCCGCTCACCCGCGGGCCCATCCCGGGGAGGTCCCGACGAGCGAGCGGTCGCGCGCCGGCACGTCAGCGGTTGGACCCCGCCGAGGACGGGCGTGA